In Haematobia irritans isolate KBUSLIRL chromosome 1, ASM5000362v1, whole genome shotgun sequence, a genomic segment contains:
- the LOC142233831 gene encoding uncharacterized protein LOC142233831 produces MRAFIVLCLVATACAQYNYQPSSGGVGSGSFGGNSGFGGIGGGNFGSAGAAPQGDFPVSGGVDSGSYAPQGGVLEKEFYTFTADDSQFNDPHSASDLANSVKQGLRVVFIKGPESNGLEDAALALAKSASNQQTAIYVLNKQTDIGDLANKLNAINSASNNKPEVHFVKYRTPEDAANAQRAIQGQYDSLGGKSQSINGGVAPVLNFASQAPATRAAAPAAPGASYLPASIFRS; encoded by the exons atgcgtGCTTTCATT gtctTATGTTTGGTGGCTACTGCCTGTGCCCAGTATAACTACCAACCCTCGTCAGGAGGTGTTGGTTCCGGCAGTTTTGGTGGTAACAGTGGATTCGGAGGTATTGGTGGTGGCAACTTTGGCTCTGCTGGTGCCGCTCCTCAAGGAGATTTTCCCGTTAGTGGTGGTGTCGATAGCGGCTCTTATGCCCCCCAAGGTGGTGTTCTCGAAAAGGAATTCTACACTTTCACCGCTGACGACAGTCAATTCAATGATCCCCACTCAGCCAGCGATTTGGCCAACTCGGTGAAACAAGGTCTACGTGTTGTCTTCATCAAGGGTCCCGAAAGCAATGGTTTGGAAGATGCCGCTCTTGCCTTGGCCAAATCCGCTTCCAACCAACAAACCGCCATCTATGTCCTCAACAAACAAACCGACATTGGAGATTTGGCCAACAAACTTAATGCCATCAACAGTGCCAGCAACAACAAACCCGAAGTTCACTTTGTCAAATACCGTACTCCTGAAGATGCTGCCAATGCCCAACGTGCCATTCAAGGTCAATATGACTCTTTGGGCGGAAAGTCTCAAAGCATTAATGGTGGTGTTGCTCCCGTTCTTAACTTTGCTTCTCAAGCTCCAGCTACCCGTGCTGCAGCTCCTGCTGCTCCTGGTGCTTCATACTTGCCAGCATCCATCTTCCGTTCCTAA